In one window of Burkholderia cenocepacia DNA:
- the msbA gene encoding lipid A export permease/ATP-binding protein MsbA, which yields MDGTGTSPVTVLKRLWPYIRPLIGIVVLAVVTMGVVAATEAGIPALLKPLLDHGFGSHGSDSAKWYVPIAVIGLALVRGVSQYTSNYLLNYVSNRILLQLRLEMFQRMIHTGASFFQRETASTVINAIVFEVNQILSVLTGVMVTLVRDSLTVIFLLGYLFYLNWRLTLIVAVILPGIGWLVSKINRRLRRLNREHQTLTNELSYIVEETVGGYKVVKVHNGEAYEMDRFTTMSKRLRGYAMRMTISGGLAQPLTQFLASIALAVVITIAVVQSSNDQTTVGGFVAFVTSMLLVISPLKHLIDVNQPLQRGMTAAELIFGLIDEPAEPQGGGRPLSQARGEIEFRAVSFDYGAAERPTLDRISFKVAPGEMIALAGPSGSGKTTLVNLLPRFFDPTDGTILVDGVPVSDYDLHALRSQMAMVSQDVVLFNDTIAANVAYGQTPDRARVQAALEAANLADAVAAMPDGLDTLVGGNGMRLSGGQRQRLAIARAIYKDAPILILDEATSALDSESERHVQAALERLMEGRTTLVIAHRLSTIERADRILVLEAGKIVEEGSHDELLRHGGLYAHLHRIQYQQQAA from the coding sequence ATGGACGGCACCGGCACCTCGCCGGTGACGGTCCTCAAGCGCCTGTGGCCGTACATCCGGCCGCTCATCGGCATCGTGGTGCTCGCCGTGGTGACGATGGGCGTCGTCGCGGCCACCGAGGCCGGTATCCCGGCCCTGCTCAAGCCGCTGCTCGACCACGGCTTCGGCTCGCACGGCAGCGACAGCGCGAAATGGTACGTGCCGATCGCGGTGATCGGGCTCGCGCTCGTGCGCGGCGTGTCGCAGTACACATCGAATTACCTGCTCAACTACGTATCGAACCGCATCCTGCTGCAGCTGCGGCTCGAGATGTTCCAGCGGATGATCCATACCGGCGCGTCGTTTTTCCAGCGCGAAACCGCGAGCACGGTGATCAACGCGATCGTGTTCGAGGTCAACCAGATCCTGTCGGTGCTGACGGGCGTGATGGTCACGCTCGTGCGCGACTCGCTGACGGTGATCTTCCTGCTCGGCTACCTGTTCTACCTGAACTGGCGGCTCACGCTGATCGTCGCGGTGATCCTGCCGGGCATCGGCTGGCTCGTCAGCAAGATCAACCGCCGGCTGCGCCGCCTGAACCGCGAGCACCAGACGCTGACCAACGAGCTGTCGTACATCGTCGAGGAGACGGTCGGCGGCTACAAGGTCGTCAAGGTGCACAACGGCGAAGCGTACGAGATGGACCGCTTCACGACGATGAGCAAGCGCCTGCGCGGCTACGCGATGCGCATGACGATCTCGGGCGGCCTCGCGCAGCCGCTCACGCAGTTCCTCGCGTCGATCGCGCTCGCGGTCGTGATCACGATCGCGGTCGTGCAGTCGTCGAACGACCAGACGACAGTCGGCGGTTTCGTCGCGTTCGTCACGTCGATGCTGCTGGTGATCTCGCCGCTCAAGCACCTGATCGACGTCAACCAGCCGCTGCAGCGCGGGATGACGGCCGCCGAGCTGATCTTCGGGCTGATCGACGAGCCGGCCGAGCCGCAGGGCGGCGGGCGGCCGCTGTCGCAGGCGCGCGGCGAGATCGAGTTCCGCGCCGTGTCGTTCGACTACGGCGCGGCCGAACGGCCGACGCTCGACCGCATTTCGTTCAAGGTCGCGCCGGGTGAAATGATCGCGCTGGCCGGCCCGTCCGGGAGCGGCAAGACGACGCTCGTGAACCTGCTGCCGCGCTTCTTCGACCCGACGGACGGCACGATCCTGGTCGACGGCGTGCCGGTGTCCGACTACGATCTCCACGCGCTGCGCAGCCAGATGGCGATGGTCAGCCAGGACGTCGTGCTGTTCAACGACACGATCGCCGCTAACGTCGCCTACGGGCAGACGCCCGACCGCGCACGCGTGCAGGCCGCGCTCGAGGCCGCGAACCTCGCCGATGCGGTCGCCGCGATGCCCGACGGGCTCGATACGCTGGTCGGCGGCAACGGGATGCGGCTGTCCGGCGGCCAGCGCCAGCGGCTCGCGATTGCGCGCGCGATCTACAAGGACGCGCCGATCCTGATCCTCGACGAAGCGACGTCGGCGCTCGATTCGGAGTCGGAGCGCCACGTGCAGGCCGCGCTCGAGCGGCTGATGGAAGGCCGCACGACGCTGGTGATCGCGCACCGGCTGTCGACGATCGAGCGCGCGGACCGCATCCTCGTGCTCGAGGCCGGCAAGATCGTCGAGGAGGGCAGCCACGACGAACTGCTGCGCCACGGCGGCCTGTACGCGCACCTGCACCGGATCCAGTACCAGCAGCAGGCGGCGTGA